From Vagococcus jeotgali, one genomic window encodes:
- a CDS encoding AAA family ATPase → MALSFSRVLDLSFKRIQFTPDVTPSDVVGFTMYDSGKQEFVFKPGAVMSNSTWVIRLNKFMGSSQ, encoded by the coding sequence ATGGCCTTATCTTTTAGTCGGGTGCTGGATTTAAGTTTTAAACGTATCCAGTTTACACCAGATGTGACGCCTTCTGATGTAGTTGGTTTCACTATGTATGACAGCGGTAAGCAAGAATTTGTCTTTAAACCAGGAGCAGTTATGAGCAATTCGACATGGGTGATTCGATTAAACAAATTCATGGGAAGCTCTCAGTGA
- a CDS encoding ECF transporter S component codes for MIPLIIVMGVNLFNGRKYNIISIGIILVSMFPIFYKYEKKDSSMLLIVLIAVLAAIAIVGRVAFFMVPFVKPMSAVIIIAGMYLGSEEGFLVGALAAVGSNVIYGQGPWTPFQMFSWGLIGFIAGIPFISKKCQKNKIYLVLLGIISGILFSVIMDSWSVLNFQSFSWTRYLAMLARSLPMTVTYMISNAIFLLVLYKPIGDVLKRIQVKYGF; via the coding sequence GTGATTCCATTAATTATTGTCATGGGAGTTAATTTATTTAATGGCCGGAAATATAATATTATTTCTATTGGAATTATCTTAGTATCTATGTTCCCTATTTTTTATAAGTATGAGAAAAAAGATAGCAGTATGTTACTTATTGTTTTGATTGCAGTACTAGCAGCGATTGCTATTGTTGGTCGGGTTGCCTTTTTTATGGTTCCATTTGTCAAACCAATGTCAGCAGTTATTATTATTGCTGGTATGTATTTAGGTAGTGAGGAAGGATTTTTAGTGGGAGCACTGGCTGCAGTTGGGTCCAATGTTATTTATGGACAGGGCCCTTGGACTCCTTTTCAAATGTTTTCTTGGGGGCTTATTGGTTTTATTGCGGGTATTCCTTTCATTAGTAAAAAGTGCCAGAAGAATAAGATTTATTTAGTCTTATTAGGAATTATATCAGGAATATTATTCTCAGTTATTATGGATTCCTGGTCAGTTCTTAACTTCCAAAGTTTTTCATGGACAAGATATTTAGCCATGTTAGCTAGAAGTTTACCAATGACTGTTACTTATATGATTTCAAATGCTATCTTTTTGCTAGTGTTGTATAAACCAATTGGAGATGTACTTAAGCGAATACAAGTCAAATATGGCTTTTAA